Proteins encoded by one window of Girardinichthys multiradiatus isolate DD_20200921_A chromosome 14, DD_fGirMul_XY1, whole genome shotgun sequence:
- the LOC124880307 gene encoding tenascin-like, whose translation MEQTPENAEGFRSSKQDETSITLQWNKVNNNTSFVLQFNDTETLISSPDGDGPVNHTVSSLTAGTRYTFILYHVFMNVRSSAVNITVATAPLNAEGFRPSSQDETSITLQWNKVNNNTSFFLQFNGTETFISSPDGDGPVTHTVSSLTAGTKYTFTLFSVFENVRSSGVQLPAVTAPENAEGFRPSSQDETSITLQWNKVNNNTSFVLQFNGTETFISSPDGDGPVTHTVSSLIAGTRYTFTLFSVFENVRSSGVQLPAVTAPQNAEGFRSLRQDETSITLQWDPVNNNVSFNLRYNGTELNVAAPTGNGPLALTVPSLTAGSRYTFTLFSVFENIRSSGVSIAAVTAPENAEGFRASKQDETSITLQWNKVNNNTSFVLQFNDTETNISSPDGDGPVNYTVSSLTAGTRYTFILYHVFMNVRSSAVNITVATAPLNAEGFRPSSQDETSITLQWNKVNNNTSFFLQFNGTETFISSPAGDGPVTHTVSSLNAGTKYTFTLFSVFENVRSSGVQLPVVTAPENAEGFRPSEQDETSITLQWNKVNNNTSFVLQFNGTETFISSPDGDGQATHTVSSLNAGTRYTFTLFSVFENVRSSGVQLPAVTAPQNAEGFRSLRQDETSITLQWDPVNNNVSFILRYNGTELNVAAPTGNGPLALTVPSLTAGSRYTFTLFSVFENIRSSGVSIAAVTAPENAEGFRASKQDETSITLQWNKVNNNTSFVLQFNDTETFISSPDGDGPVNHTVSSLTAGTKYTFILYHVFMNVRSSAVNITVATAPLNAEGFRPSSQDETSITLQWNKVNNNTSFFLQFNGTETFISSPDGDGPVTHTVSSLTAGTRYTFTLFSVFENIRSSGVQLPAVTAPQNAEGFRSLRQDETSITLQWDPVNNNVSFIFRYNGTELNVAAPTGNGPVTLTVSSLTAGSRYTFTLFSVFENIRSSGVSIAAVTAPENAEGFRASKQDETSITLQWNKVNNNTSFVLQFNDTETFISSPDGDGPVNHTVSSLTAGTKYTFILYHVFMNVRSSAVNITVATAPLNAEGFRPSSQDETSITLQWNKVNNNTSFFLQFNGTETFISSPDGDGPVTHTVSSLIAGTRYTFTLFSVFENVRSSGVQLPAVTAPQNAEGFRSLRQDETSITLQWDPVNNNVSFILRYNGTELNVAAPTGNGPVTLTVPSLTAGSRYTFTLFSVFENIRSSGVSIAAVTAPENAEGFRSSKQDETSITLQWNKVNNNVSFVLQFNDTETLISEPDGDGPVNHTVSSLTAGTKYTFILYHVFMNVRSSAVNITVATAPLNAEGFRPSSQDETSITLQWNKVNNNTSFFLQFNGTETFISSPDGDGPVTHTVSSLTAGTRYTFTLFSVFENVRSSGVQLPAVTAPENAEGFRPSSQNETSITLQWNKVNNNTSFVLQFNGTETFISSPDGDGPVTHTVSSLTAGTRYTFTLFSVFENVRSSGVQLPAVTAPQNAEGFISLRQDETSITLQWDPVNNIVSFIFRYNGTELNVAAPTGNGPVTLTVPSLTAGSRYTFTLFSVFENIRSSGVSIAAVTAPENAEGFRSSKQDETSITLQWNKVNNNTSFVLQFNDTETNISSPDGDGPVNHTVSSLTAGTRYTFILYHVFMNVRSSAVNITVATAPLNAEGFRPSSQDETSITLQWNKVNNNTSFFLQFNGTETFISSPDGDGPVTHTVSSLTAGTKYTFTLFSVFENVRSSGVQLPAVTAPQNAEGFRSLRQDETSITLQWDPVNNNVSFNLRYNGTELNVAAPTGNGPLALTVPSLTAGSRYTFTLFSVFENIRSSGVSIAAVTAPENAEGFRASKQDETSITLQWNKVNNNTSFVLQFNDTETNISSPDGDGPVTHTVSSLTAGTRYTFTLFSVFENVRSSGVQLPAVTVPQNIEDFTTSGQNETSITLQWNKINNNTSFVLQFNGLERYISAPDGAGPVTYTVSSLTAGTKYTFTLFSVFDNMRSRGVSIIIVTAPSNAKGFRPSAQNETSITLRWNKVNITSFVLQFNGTETFIRAPDGDGPVTHTVSSLTARTNYTFTLFSVFENISSSGVSIAAATGPNYVLSVNLRLRRRSTMSESEVEDALVELFRKYNLPPQFSLKIVSSRP comes from the exons ATGGAacaga CTCCTGAAAATGCTGAAGGCTTCAGATCATCAAAACAAGATGAGACCAGCATCACTCTGCAGTGGAATAAAGTCAACAACAACACCAGCTTTGTTCTCCAGTTTAACGACACAGAGACATTAATCAGTTCACCAGATGGAGATGGACCAGTGAACCATACAGTCTCATCTCTCACTGCTGGAACTAGATATACATTCATACTCTACCATGTGTTTATGAATGTTAGAAGCAGTGCTGTAAACATCACCGTTGCTACTG cTCCTTTAAATGCTGAAGGCTTCAGACCATCATCACAAGATGAGACCAGCATCACTCTGCAGTGGAATAAAGTCAACAACAACACCagctttttcctccagtttaacggcacagaaacattcatcagTTCACCAGATGGAGATGGACCAGTAACTCACACAGTCTCATCTCTCACTGCTGGAACTAAATATACATTTactctcttctctgtgtttgagaacGTCAGAAGCAGTGGAGTTCAGCTCCCAGCTGTTACTG CTCCTGAAAATGCAGAAGGTTTCAGACCATCATCACAAGATGAGACCAGCATCACTCTGCAGTGGAATAAAGTCAACAACAACACCAGCTTTGTTCTCCAGTTTAACGGcacagaaacattcatcagTTCACCAGATGGAGATGGACCAGTAACTCACACAGTCTCATCTCTCATTGCTGGAACTAGATACACATTCactctcttctctgtgtttgagaacGTCAGAAGTAGTGGAGTTCAGCTCCCAGCTGTTACTG CCCCTCAAAATGCAGAAGGCTTCAGATCGTTGAGACAGGATGAGACCAGTATCACACTACAGTGGGATCCAGTCAATAACAATGTCAGCTTCAACCTCCGATATAATGGAacagagttgaatgtagcggcaCCAACTGGAAATGGACCACTAGCTCTGACAGTCCCATCTCTCACTGCTGGATCTAGATACACATTCActcttttctctgtgtttgagaacATCAGAAGCAGTGGAGTCAGCATTGCTGCAGTGACTG CTCCTGAAAATGCTGAAGGCTTCAGGGCATCAAAACAAGATGAGACCAGCATCACTCTGCAGTGGAATAAAGTCAACAACAACACCAGCTTTGTTCTCCAGTTTAAcgacacagagacaaacatcaGTTCACCAGATGGAGATGGACCAGTGAATTATACAGTCTCATCTCTCACTGCTGGAACTAGATATACATTCATACTCTACCATGTGTTTATGAATGTTAGAAGCAGTGCTGTAAACATCACCGTTGCTACTG cTCCTTTAAATGCTGAAGGCTTCAGACCATCATCACAAGATGAGACCAGCATCACTCTGCAGTGGAATAAAGTCAACAACAACACCagctttttcctccagtttaacggcacagaaacattcatcagTTCACCAGCTGGAGATGGACCAGTAACTCACACAGTCTCATCTCTCAATGCTGGAACTAAATATACATTCactctcttctctgtgtttgagaacGTCAGAAGCAGTGGAGTTCAGCTCCCAGTTGTTACTG CTCCGGAAAATGCAGAAGGCTTCAGACCATCAGAACAAGATGAGACCAGCATCACTCTGCAGTGGAATAAAGTCAACAACAACACCAGCTTTGTTCTCCAGTTTAACGGAACAGAAACATTTATCAGTTCACCAGATGGAGATGGACAAGCAACTCACACAGTCTCATCTCTCAATGCTGGAACTAGATACACATTTactctcttctctgtgtttgagaacGTCAGAAGTAGTGGAGTTCAGCTCCCAGCTGTTACTG ccCCTCAAAATGCAGAAGGCTTCAGATCGTTGAGACAGGATGAGACCAGTATCACTCTACAGTGGGATCCAGTCAATAACAATGTCAGCTTCATCCTCCGATATAATGGAacagagttgaatgtagcggcaCCAACTGGAAATGGACCACTAGCTCTGACAGTCCCATCTCTCACTGCTGGATCTAGATACACATTCactctcttctctgtgtttgagaacATCAGAAGCAGTGGAGTCAGCATTGCTGCAGTGACTG CTCCTGAAAATGCTGAAGGCTTCAGAGCATCAAAACAAGATGAGACCAGCATCACTCTGCAGTGGAATAAAGTCAACAACAACACCAGCTTTGTTCTCCAGTTTAACGACACAGAGACATTCATCAGTTCACCAGATGGAGATGGACCAGTGAACCATACAGTCTCATCTCTCACTGCTGGAACTAAATATACATTCATACTCTACCATGTGTTTATGAATGTTAGAAGCAGTGCTGTAAACATCACCGTTGCTACTG CTCCTTTAAATGCTGAAGGTTTCAGACCATCATCACAAGATGAGACCAGCATCACTCTGCAGTGGAATAAAGTCAACAACAACACCagctttttcctccagtttaacggcacagaaacattcatcagTTCACCAGATGGAGATGGACCAGTAACTCACACAGTCTCATCTCTCACTGCTGGAACTAGATACACATTTactctcttctctgtgtttgagaacATCAGAAGTAGTGGAGTTCAGCTCCCAGCTGTTACTG CCCCTCAAAATGCAGAAGGCTTCAGATCATTGAGACAGGATGAGACCAGTATCACTCTACAGTGGGATCCAGTCAATAACAATGTCAGCTTCATCTTCCGATATAATGGAacagagttgaatgtagcggcaCCAACTGGAAATGGACCAGTAACTCTGACAGTCTCATCTCTCACTGCTGGATCTAGATACACATTCActcttttctctgtgtttgagaacATCAGAAGCAGTGGAGTCAGCATTGCTGCAGTGACTG CTCCTGAAAATGCTGAAGGCTTCAGGGCATCAAAACAAGATGAGACCAGCATCACTCTGCAGTGGAATAAAGTCAACAACAACACCAGCTTTGTTCTCCAGTTTAACGACACAGAGACATTCATCAGTTCACCAGATGGAGATGGACCAGTGAACCATACAGTCTCATCTCTCACTGCTGGAACTAAATATACATTCATACTCTACCATGTGTTTATGAATGTTAGAAGCAGTGCTGTAAACATCACCGTTGCTACTG cTCCTTTAAATGCTGAAGGTTTCAGACCATCATCACAAGATGAGACCAGCATCACTCTGCAGTGGAATAAAGTCAACAACAACACCagctttttcctccagtttaacggcacagaaacattcatcagTTCACCAGATGGAGATGGACCAGTAACTCACACAGTCTCATCTCTCATTGCTGGAACTAGATACACATTTactctcttctctgtgtttgagaacGTCAGAAGTAGTGGAGTTCAGCTCCCAGCTGTTACTG CCCCTCAAAATGCAGAAGGCTTCAGATCATTGAGACAGGATGAGACCAGTATCACTCTACAGTGGGATCCAGTCAATAACAATGTCAGCTTCATCCTCCGATATAATGGAacagagttgaatgtagcggcaCCAACTGGAAATGGACCAGTAACTCTGACAGTCCCATCTCTCACTGCTGGATCTAGATACACATTCActcttttctctgtgtttgagaacATCAGAAGCAGTGGAGTCAGCATTGCTGCAGTGACTG CTCCTGAAAATGCTGAAGGCTTCAGATCATCAAAACAAGATGAGACCAGCATCACTCTGCAGTGGAATAAAGTCAACAACAACGTCAGCTTTGTTCTCCAGTTTAACGACACAGAGACATTAATCAGTGAACCAGATGGAGATGGACCAGTGAACCATACAGTCTCATCTCTCACTGCTGGAACTAAATATACATTCATACTCTACCATGTGTTTATGAATGTTAGAAGCAGTGCTGTAAACATCACCGTTGCTACTG cTCCTTTAAATGCTGAAGGTTTCAGACCATCATCACAAGATGAGACCAGCATCACTCTGCAGTGGAATAAAGTCAACAACAACACCagctttttcctccagtttaacggcacagaaacattcatcagTTCACCAGATGGAGATGGACCAGTAACTCACACAGTCTCATCTCTCACTGCTGGAACTAGATACACATTTactctcttctctgtgtttgagaacGTCAGAAGTAGTGGAGTTCAGCTCCCAGCTGTTACTG CTCCGGAAAATGCAGAAGGTTTCAGACCATCATCACAAAATGAGACCAGCATCACTCTGCAGTGGAATAAAGTCAACAACAACACCAGCTTTGTCCTCCAGTTTAACGGcacagaaacattcatcagTTCACCAGATGGAGATGGACCAGTAACTCACACAGTCTCATCTCTCACTGCTGGAACTAGATACACATTTactctcttctctgtgtttgagaacGTCAGAAGTAGTGGAGTTCAGCTCCCAGCTGTTACTG CCCCTCAAAATGCAGAAGGCTTCATATCGTTGAGACAGGATGAGACCAGTATCACTCTACAGTGGGATCCAGTCAATAACATTGTCAGCTTCATCTTCCGATATAATGGAacagagttgaatgtagcggcaCCAACTGGAAATGGACCAGTAACTCTGACAGTCCCATCTCTCACTGCTGGATCTAGATACACATTCActcttttctctgtgtttgagaacATCAGAAGCAGTGGAGTCAGCATTGCTGCAGTGACTG CTCCTGAAAATGCTGAAGGCTTCAGATCATCAAAACAAGATGAGACCAGCATCACTCTGCAGTGGAATAAAGTCAACAACAACACCAGCTTTGTTCTCCAGTTTAAcgacacagagacaaacatcaGTTCACCAGATGGAGATGGACCAGTGAACCATACAGTCTCATCTCTCACTGCTGGAACTAGATATACATTCATACTCTACCATGTGTTTATGAATGTTAGAAGCAGTGCTGTAAACATCACCGTTGCTACTG cTCCTTTAAATGCTGAAGGCTTCAGACCATCATCACAAGATGAGACCAGCATCACTCTGCAGTGGAATAAAGTCAACAACAACACCagctttttcctccagtttaacggcacagaaacattcatcagTTCACCAGATGGAGATGGACCAGTAACTCACACAGTCTCATCTCTCACTGCTGGAACTAAATATACATTTactctcttctctgtgtttgagaacGTCAGAAGCAGTGGAGTTCAGCTCCCAGCTGTTACTG CCCCTCAAAATGCAGAAGGCTTCAGATCGTTGAGACAGGATGAGACCAGTATCACTCTACAGTGGGATCCAGTCAATAACAATGTCAGCTTCAACCTCCGATATAATGGAacagagttgaatgtagcggcaCCAACTGGAAATGGACCACTAGCTCTGACAGTCCCATCTCTCACTGCTGGATCTAGATACACATTCActcttttctctgtgtttgagaacATCAGAAGCAGTGGAGTCAGCATTGCTGCAGTGACTG CTCCTGAAAATGCTGAAGGCTTCAGGGCATCAAAACAAGATGAGACCAGCATCACTCTGCAGTGGAATAAAGTCAACAACAACACCAGCTTTGTTCTCCAGTTTAAcgacacagagacaaacatcaGTTCACCAGATGGAGATGGACCAGTAACTCACACAGTCTCATCTCTCACTGCTGGAACTAGATACACATTTactctcttctctgtgtttgagaacGTCAGAAGTAGTGGAGTTCAGCTCCCAGCTGTTACTG TTCCTCAAAATATAGAAGACTTCACAACATCAGGACAGAATGAGACCAGCATCACTCTGCAGTGGAATAAAATCAACAACAATACCAGCTTTGTTCTCCAGTTTAACGGTTTAGAGAGATACATCAGTGCACCAGATGGAGCTGGACCAGTAACGTACACAGTCTCATCTCTCACTGCTGGAACTAAATACACATTCactctcttctctgtgtttgacAACATGAGAAGCCGTGGAGTCAGCATTATCATAGTAACTG CTCCTTCAAATGCAAAAGGCTTCAGACCATCAGCACAAAATGAGACCAGTATCACTCTGCGTTGGAATAAAGTGAACATCACCAGCTTTGTTCTCCAGTTTAACGGcacagaaacattcatcagaGCACCAGATGGAGATGGACCAGTAACTCACACAGTCTCATCTCTCACTGCTCGTACAAACTACACATTCactctcttctctgtgtttgagaacATCAGTAGCAGTGGAGTCAGCATTGCTGCAGCTACTG GTCCAA ACTATGTTTTGTCAGTGAACTTGAGGTTAAGACGTCGCAGCACAATGTCAGAATCAGAGGTTGAAGATGCTTTGGTAGAG CTCTTCAGAAAATATAATTTGCCGCCACAGTTTTCATTAAAAATTGTTTCTTCAAGACCATGA